A genomic stretch from Diprion similis isolate iyDipSimi1 chromosome 1, iyDipSimi1.1, whole genome shotgun sequence includes:
- the LOC124409641 gene encoding uncharacterized protein LOC124409641, producing the protein MKSKDACRKVIDAKKGQRDFNAKQVDQSLPDVKVYGNLRQPAQLHQLKDRVIKAFPRVDRKHIWISDGAVFLRKSQADRPSLMAHFCEFKEFFRVNPYHVIGVVETWLCDAIPDHQVVLPVYVLLRVDRHSKRGGGVAVFVRKELNARLLSSSIGAGDAILPEYLIAEVWGPSQHKILIAIVYRPPKAGYMCTFEDDYIARMVNYKFACVLGDFNADLLVNNDKAVRLRDFFVRTGMSIVPLQPTNHTVDANTWNDVCAYKHPKPVRRLVKCLSWKEADFAAAAEMVNSRLHELDEYVGGTLRSLDSRLIKLNNLFKNVVDQCVPVREFVAKRSPAPWITQELRDIRRDRDRCYRRFKRSRHRQAWEDYVTSRRQAQSLWKKCQASYLQSMFNRAGHTKQFWVEMDRLGLTATSAKLRDALRFSVEDLNDYYATITGGRKLPSLDEVIAGLARPGGGVLFSFARVDAREVAKCISLGTSRAEGVDGISAHVLKTFKVLFGPLITDLINSSLHRGCYPTLWRSSLITPIPKARSPQTVADMRPISILCAMSKVCERVVLDQIIRFLNDHDVLDRCQTGFRPGMGTQTAVIKFVDDVRCGIDEQLVTLAVFIDLTKAFDSVDHLLLLRKLHAFGFAYEVGCTFIYREEGMQ; encoded by the exons ATGAAGAGTAAGGATGCTTGCAGGAAGGTTATTGATGCCAAGAAGGGACAGCGCGACTTTAATGCTAAGCAGGTGGATCAATCTTTGCCTGACGTCAAGGTATATGGTAACCTTCGTCAACCTGCCCAACTTCACCAGCTTAAGGATCGTGTCATAAAAGCATTTCCGCGTGTAGACCGCAAGCACATTTGGATATCCGATGGTGCTGTTTTCCTTAGGAAGTCGCAAGCTGATCGGCCG TCTCTAATGGCGCATTTCTGCgaatttaaagaattttttagagTCAACCCGTACCACGTAATTGGAGTCGTCGAGACTTGGCTTTGTGATGCGATCCCTGATCACCAAGTTGTGTTGCCAGTATATGTGCTGCTGCGTGTTGATCGGCATAGCAAGCGTGGAGGCGGAGTCGCAGTCTTTGTACGAAAGGAGCTCAATGCTCGTCTTCTTAGTTCGTCAATTGGAGCTGGAGATGCGATATTGCCAGAGTACCTCATCGCAGAAGTTTGGGGCCCATCTCAGCATAAGATCTTAATTGCTATTGTTTATCGACCGCCAAAAGCAGGCTACATGTGTACGTTTGAGGATGACTATATAGCTAGGATGGTCAACTATAAGTTTGCTTGTGTTCTTGGCGACTTCAATGCTGATCTCTTAGTCAACAACGATAAGGCAGTTAGATTACGAGACTTTTTTGTGAGAACTGGTATGAGTATTGTGCCTTTGCAGCCAACTAATCACACTGTCGATGCAAACACCTGGAATGATGTTTGCGCA TATAAACATCCAAAGCCCGTTAGACGGCTTGTGAAGTGTTTATCGTGGAAGGAAGCTGATTTTGCTGCCGCGGCGGAGATGGTTAACTCGAGACTGCATGAGCTAGACGAGTATGTTGGTGGTACACTGCGATCTTTAGACTCACGTCTCATTAagctgaataatttatttaaaaatgttgtTGATCAGTGCGTTCCTGTGCGTGAGTTCGTTGCTAAGCGTAGCCCGGCTCCATGGATTACGCAGGAGCTAAGAGACATTCGCAGAGATCGTGATAGGTGCTACCGGCGATTTAAGAGAAGTCGTCATCGTCAGGCTTGGGAAGACTATGTTACATCGCGGCGTCAGGCTCAGTCGCTCTGGAAAAAGTGTCAAGCAAGTTATCTTCAATCAATGTTCAATCGTGCTGGGCATACGAAGCAGTTTTGGGTTGAAATGGACAGGCTTGGGTTGACAGCAACGTCTGCTAAGTTGCGTGATGCCTTGCGTTTTAGTGTTGAGGATTTAAATGACTATTATGCTACAATAACTGGAGGCCGTAAGCTTCCGTCGCTAGACGAAGTGATAGCAGGCTTGGCGAGGCCAGGGGGCGGTGTTCTGTTCTCATTTGCTCGTGTTGACGCTCGTGAGGTTGCGAAGTGCATTTCACTTGGGACTTCGCGGGCTGAAGGTGTTGATGGCATCTCAGCTCATGTGCTGAAGACATTCAAGGTTCTGTTTGGGCCGCTGATCACAGATCTAATTAATTCATCGTTGCACAGAGGGTGCTACCCGACGCTTTGGCGATCGTCGCTTATTACGCCGATACCCAAAGCTCGCAGCCCGCAGACTGTAGCTGATATGCGTCCGATATCGATACTATGTGCAATGTCTAAGGTCTGTGAGCGCGTTGTGCTGGATCAGATTATTCGTTTTCTTAATGACCATGATGTGCTGGATCGGTGTCAAACGGGCTTTCGGCCTGGTATGGGTACGCAGACTGCTGTGATTAAGTTTGTTGATGACGTGCGGTGTGGCATAGATGAACAGTTAGTTACGTTGGCTGTGTTTATTGACTTGACGAAAGCGTTTGATTCTGTTGATCATCTGCTCTTGCTGCGTAAGCTTCATGCATTTGGTTTCGCGTATGAAGTTGGATGTACCTTTATCTATCGGGAAGAAGGCATGCAGTGA